Proteins found in one Neurospora crassa OR74A linkage group II, whole genome shotgun sequence genomic segment:
- the ro-7 gene encoding ropy-7 protein gives MSASLPHRSVANIRGAAPTSSSRSGSSHRERESSSHRDRGDRDRERGDRDHSGTSTPARPIPTFNTPSSLRAEEELIVVDFGTRKIQVGFAGDSAPRGIVWFGPEQQRRIGDFRDWQTDYHQDWRSKAAGGNWGRDYELWRPDVRGLELGQVGDKVEKAVREAYTKYMLIDSRPRRMVCVVPTGLPIPLLSAALDSLFHRFQPPTVSLLSSPVAVAVAAGVRSALVVDLGWNETIVTSVYEYREVATKRTVRGGRRLTEETHRFLAKELGHVQRDSRDDKQEYVLSFEECHDIANRLVWCKPFKAEKTPKSSPPQPASPEGEGLATVEESDEDKPTITITTTTTTTAGEKPLPLPPKVTIIPLRSGRSPTSVEVTFDQLSEPCENTFFDSQYSLSSFDDHELPVHLLVYRALLQLPLDVRALCMSRIIFTGGGTTVLGLRKRIFDEVCHIVQERGWDPVYGKAKEQLRTNPKLKKRHGRQTTNNSNSSSNNNNSNNTLTTPGGVSPPTAAGGAAGEGGTAAPVSGQEEDGIWHDAANSVPEVDPIEAQLARTNPASNGRKPLQGQLRAIESLGPWAGGSLITHLKVSTVSTIDKDQWTQHGVTGATVRQADVEAKTQQRLSWNAMNRGGREGKEPWTLGVWGAA, from the exons ATGTCAGCCTCTCTCCCCCACCGAAGCGTCGCCAACATCCGAGGGGCTGCTCCTACATCTTCCTCCCGCAGTGGCAGCAGTCACCGTGAGCGAGAGAGCTCCAGCCACCGAGACCGCGGAGACCGTGATCGTGAAAGAGGCGACCGTGACCACTCCGGCACATCAACGCCCGCGCGTCCAATTCCTACTTTCAACACGCCATCCAGCCTTCGagcagaggaggagctcaTTGTTGTCGACTTTGGCACGCGGAAGATCCAGGTAGGCTTTGCCGGGGACTCGGCGCCTAGGGGCATCGTTTGGTTTGGTCCGGAACAGCAGCGGAGGATTGGTGATTTCAGGGACTGGCAGACGGATTATCACCAGGATTGGAGGTCCAAAGCTGCGGGGGGGAATTGGGGAAGGGATTATGAGCTTTGGAGGCCGGATGTGAGGGGCCTGGAGCTGGGGCAAGTTGGCGATAAGGTTGAGAAGGCCGTGAGGGAGGCTTACACGAA ATACATGCTCATCGACTCTCGTCCTCGTAGGATGGTCTGCGTTGTACCGACAGGTCTTCCCATCCCTCTTCTATCAGCTGCTTTGGACAGCCTCTTTCACCGCTTCCAACCACCAACAGTCTCGCTGCTATCATCGCCAGTTGCTGTGGCCGTCGCTGCCGGTGTACGCTCCGCGCTTGTCGTCGATCTCGGCTGGAACGAGACGATAGTCACAAGTGTCTATGAGTACCGCGAAGTGGCAACTAAGAGAACAgtcagaggaggaagaaggttgACGGAGGAGACTCACCGTTTCCTTGCCAAAGAACTTGGTCATGTCCAACGAGACAGCCGAGACGACAAGCAAGAATATGTCTTGTCCTTTGAAGAGTGTCATGACATTGCGAACCGGCTGGTCTGGTGCAAGCCCTTCAAGGCAGAGAAGACGCCCAAATCCTCACCTCCACAACCGGCATCACCAGAAGGGGAAGGGCTGGCCACTGTTGAAGAAAGTGATGAGGACAAacccaccatcaccatcaccaccactaccacaacCACTGCCGGCGAGAAACCACTACCCCTGCCACCCAAAGTCACCATCATCCCACTCCGCTCCGGCCGATCCCCAACTTCTGTCGAGGTAACCTTTGACCAACTCTCGGAGCCCTGCGAAAACACTTTTTTCGACTCGCAATACTCTCTCTCCAGCTTCGACGACCACGAGCTACCTGTGCACTTACTGGTCTACCGCGCCCTTCTCCAGCTTCCTCTCGACGTCCGAGCGCTCTGCATGTCCCGAATCATCTTCACGGGCGGGGGTACCACGGTCTTGGGTCTACGCAAGCGCATTTTTGACGAAGTGTGCCACATTGTTCAGGAGAGGGGGTGGGACCCCGTCTACGGAAAAGCCAAGGAACAACTACGGACGAACCCGAAACTGAAGAAGAGGCACGGCAGGcagacaacaaacaacagcaacagcagcagtaacaacaacaacagcaacaacactttGACCACGCCCGGGGGTGTGTCCCCAcctactgctgctggtggcgccgcaggagaaggaggaacagCAGCACCTGTAagcggccaagaagaagatggcatCTGGCATGACGCGGCCAACTCGGTCCCGGAAGTTGATCCGATCGAGGCACAACTTGCTCGTACCAACCCCGCCTCGAACGGCCGCAAACCCCTCCAAGGCCAGCTACGAGCGATCGAATCCCTTGGTCCCTGGGCAGGCGGCAGTCTGATCACGCACCTGAAGGTTTCTACGGTGTCTACAATTGACAAAGACCAGTGGACCCAGCACGGCGTCACCGGGGCAACGGTCAGGCAAGCAGATGTGGAGGCCAAGACGCAGCAAAGACTAAGCTGGAACGCGATGAACAGAGGtgggagggaagggaaggagccGTGGACTCTGGGCGTCTGGGGGGCTGCTTGA
- a CDS encoding DNA-directed RNA polymerase III subunit rpc-3 encodes MAVIKEKAECCTLLVDELYGQLPARVYATLFQRGKLSVRLISQFSKLSARQVKNGLCVLQQHNLLFYSVDANSGEAEYSVNHEYAYNLVRTGKILEMVDNSYGPAGRDVMQNLLLLGQTRISDLVAAYQAKINEVNNDDAWLNDKKPELAIKSKAQLNSVLCRLIEAELIDVIHSKTFQSAHEIEKQVHREVMDVYFSNGIKGTKAKIEFEQRVAEGLRKVREESKTLKRKLAQNGGASKRRKLAVGNETNGAPEEEEDLDPALDPRQVIRINYEKCIVELRSRRLVQYVNETLGETTGYVYGQLLKQLTKNISRCKSDPLIDALTPEEKVTPSVTTNEILDKVKTSIDLTLGIGKIPSKSISKSAAERLTPLAPKDKIPFMNQDDSDDDEEDGDYSDSDEEMDTKKENGDAPVARMSRPEQLRQHLLLLAEGHPGFVRHCGEDEWTVDFKPLMENLRATELDSIIEQTSGRQGLRLIRILRTKGKLGEQALQSLSLMRKVDLQQKMLEMRLVGFAHTQEVPRDNKADPKKSIFLWYCDTEQAYSSLIAKCYATMVHCLQVLEVRRQKDKDVLSLAKRTNVKGKEKDMMRDESYARFAKFLKDERLLMAEMMRIDDTLALLQDY; translated from the exons ATGGCAGTT ATCAAAGAAAAGGCAGAGTGCTGCACTCTTCTTGTCGACGAGCTCTACGGCCAACTCCCCGCA AGAGTCTATGCGACTCTTTTCCAACGAGGAAAGCTCTCGGTCCGCCTCATCAGCCAGTTCTCCAAACTCAGCGCCCGCCAAGTCAAAAATGGTCTTTGCGTCCTCCAACAACACAACCTCCTCTTCTACTCCGTCGACGCCAATTCGGGCGAGGCCGAATACTCGGTAAATCACGAATATGCCTACAACCTCGTGCGCACCGGCAAGATCCTCGAAATGGTGGACAACAGCTACGGCCCCGCCGGCCGCGACGTCATGCAGAATCTCCTGCTCCTCGGACAGACCCGAATCTCCGACTTGGTGGCCGCCTACCAGGCCAAGATCAACGAGGTCAACAACGATGACGCATGGCTGAACGACAAGAAACCCGAGCTCGCGATCAAGAGCAAAGCGCAACTCAACTCGGTGCTTTGCCGACTCATTGAGGCCGAGTTGATCGATGTCATTCACAGCAAGACCTTCCAGAGCGCCCACGAAATTGAGAAGCAAGTCCACAGAGAGGTCATGGACGTGTACTTTTCCAACGGCATCAAGGgcaccaaggccaagattGAGTTTGAACAGAGAGTGGCTGAGGGCCTTCGCAAGGTGCGCGAGGAGTCCAAGACTCTTAAGCGCAAGCTGGCTCAGAATGGAGGCGCAAGCAAGCGAAGGAAGCTGGCTGTTGGAAACGAGACAAATGGGGCtcctgaagaagaggaggacttGGATCCGGCGTTGGAC CCCCGACAAGTCATCCGCATCAACTACGAAAAGTGCATAGTGGAACTACGCAGCCGCCGCCTTGTCCAATATGTCAACGAGACCCTCGGAGAGACGACAGGATACGTTTACGGTCAACTGCTCAAGCAATTGACCAAAAACATTTCGCGCTGCAAATCAGACCCGCTCATAGACGCGTTGACGCCGGAAGAGAAGGTGACGCCCTCGGTCACAACAAACGAGATTCTTGATAAGGTCAAGACCTCGATTGATCTCACACTCGGAATCGGCAAGATCCCGAGCAAGTCCATTTCGAAATCGGCTGCGGAGAGACTCACTCCTTTAGCGCCCAAGGACAAGATTCCCTTTATGAATCAAGACGAtagcgacgatgacgaagaggatggtgattacagcgacagcgacgaAGAGATGGACACCAAGAAGGAAAATGGGGACGCGCCGGTCGCTAGGATGAGCCGACCTGAGCAGCTGCGGCAACATCTCCTGCTGTTGGCCGAGGGCCACCCAGGCTTTGTGCGTCACTGTGGAGAGGATGAGTGGACGGTCGACTTTAAGCCTCTAATGGAGAATCTCCGGGCGACAGAACTCGACTCGATCATCGAGCAGACCAGCGGTCGCCAGGGCCTCAGGTTGATACGCATCCTCCGCACGAAGGGCAAGCTAGGGGAGCAAGCGCTCCAGTCTCTCAGCTTGATGCGCAAGGTGGACCTTCAACAAAAGATGCTGGAGATGCGTCTTGTGGGCTTTGCGCATACGCAAGAAGTGCCGCGCGACAACAAGGCCGACCCGAAAAAGTCCATCTTCCTCTGGTACTGTGACACGGAGCAAGCGTACAGCAGCCTGATTGCCAAATGCTACGCAACCATGGTGCACTGCCTGCAGGTGCTGGAGGTGCGGCGGCAAAAGGACAAGGACGTGTTGTCGCTGGCGAAGCGGACCAAcgtcaagggcaaggagaaggatatGATGCGTGACGAGTCGTACGCGAGGTTTGCCAAGTTCTTGAAGGACGAGAGGTTGCTGATGGCGGAGATGATGCGGATTGATGATACCTTGGCTCTTTTACAGGACTATTAA
- a CDS encoding 60S ribosomal protein L26: MVKVNNSVSSSRRKARKAHFSAPSSVRRNIMSAPLSKELREKYNVRSIPIRKDDEVTIVRGSNKDKEGKVTSVYRLKYVIHVERVTRDKATGASVPVGIHPSNVVITKLKLDKDREAILERIKRGRELAKPTKVSA, translated from the exons ATGGTCAAGGTCAACAACT CCGTCTCCTCCAGCCGCCGCAAGGCCCGCAAGGCGCACTTCAGCGCCCCCTCCAGCGTTCGTCGCAACATCATGAGCGCTCCCCTTTCCAAGGAGCTCCGTGAGAAGTACAAC GTCCGctccatccccatccgcAAGGACGACGAGGTCACCATTGTCCGCGGCTccaacaaggacaaggagggcAAGGTCACTTCCGTCTACCGCCTCAAGTACGTCATCCACGTCGAGCGCGTCACCCGCGACAAGGCCACCGGTGCCTCCGTCCCCGTCGGCATCCACCCCTCCAacgtcgtcatcaccaagctCAAGCTTGACAAGGACCGTGAGGCCATCCTTGAGCGCATCAAGCGCGGCCGTGAGCTCGCCAAGCCCACCAAGGTCTCCGCCTAA
- a CDS encoding short chain dehydrogenase/reductase, variant → MSSSTPSAPAAFQKGNTALITGGASGIGLALAKRLLSYGLRVLVADKDISSLSSLSSSPDLLTFEMDVSNLESWTRLKSHIDDVFHGQLNVLALNAGRYIPTSFSNPDPTNFYETMQTNLFGVINGVTTLLPLVQATAKEDGKGKKGAKGAVIITGSKQGITNPPANPAYNASKAAVRSLAEHLSFDLAKEHPNVSVHLLVPGWTFTGMTGAATSGAQKEKPKGAWWPEQVVDYLEEKMKEGKFYAICPDNDVTEDMDKRRMVWAMGDVVENRPPLTRWRPEWKEKAEEGINKLDV, encoded by the coding sequence atgtcctcctccaccccttcCGCCCCCGCGGCCTTCCAAAAAGGCAACACGGCCCTCATAACAGGCGGCGCCTCCGGCATCGGTCTCGCCCTCGCCAAACGTCTTTTGTCTTACGGCCTCCGCGTTCTCGTCGCCGACAAAGAcatctcctctctctcctccctctcctcctcccccgacCTCCTCACTTTCGAAATGGACGTCAGCAACCTCGAATCCTGGACCCGTCTCAAGTCCCATATCGACGACGTCTTTCACGGGCAACTCAACGTCCTCGCCTTGAACGCTGGTAGATACATTCCTACGTCTTTCAGTAACCCGGACCCGACGAACTTTTACGAAACCATGCAGACGAATCTATTTGGCGTGATTAATGGGGTTACTACCCTTTTGCCCTTGGTTCAGGCGACTGCAAAAGAAgatgggaaggggaagaagggtgcAAAGGGTGCGGTGATTATCACGGGATCCAAGCAGGGAATCACCAACCCCCCTGCGAACCCGGCGTATAATGCGTCCAAGGCCGCTGTCAGGTCGCTTGCGGAGCATTTGTCGTTTGATTTGGCCAAGGAGCATCCGAATGTTTCGGTGCACTTGTTGGTTCCCGGGTGGACGTTTACGGGCATGACGGGCGCTGCTACATCGGGAGCACAGAAGGAAAAGCCGAAGGGGGCGTGGTGGCCGGAGCAGGTGGTGGATTACTTGGAGGAAAAGATGAAGGAGGGTAAGTTTTATGCGATTTGTCCGGATAATGATGTGACGGAGGACATGGACAAGCGGAGGATGGTGTGGGCTATGGGGGATGTGGTGGAGAATCGGCCGCCGTTGACGAGGTGGAGGCCcgagtggaaggagaaggccgaggaggggATCAACAAGTTGGATGTTTGA
- a CDS encoding mitochondrial carrier protein yields the protein MSPVAAGRSEKESNLARLLGSGSAGIAELAIFHPVDTIAKRLMSNETKISNTAELNKVIFKNKAEAPFGRKFVSLFPGLGYAAGYKVLQRIYKYGGQPVARDFLGTHYGKDFENAFGKKTGKAIMHSTAGSLIGIGEIVLLPLDVLKIKRQTNPEAFKGRGVFKIIKDEGFGNLYRGWGWTAARNAPGSFALFGGSAFAKEFLFGLNDYNKATWFQNFVASIAGASASLVVSAPLDVIKTRIQNRNFDNPESGFRILTNMAKNEGAGAFFKGLVPKLLMTGPKLVFSFWLAQTLIPAFDIAFRK from the exons aTGTCTCCCGTTGCTGCTGGTCGTTCGGAGAAGGAGTCCAACCTGGCTAGGTTGCTGGGATCCG GCTCTGCTGGTATCGCCGAGTTGGCCATCTTCCATCCT GTCGATACCATCGCTAAGCGTCTGATGTCCAACGAGACCAAG ATCTCCAACACCGCCGAGCTTAACAAGGTCATCTTCAAGAACAAGGCCGAGGCCCCCTTCGGTCGCAAGTTcgtctccctcttccccggTCTCGGCTACGCCGCCGGCTACAAGGTTCTCCAGCGCATCTACAAGTACGGCGGCCAGCCCGTTGCCCGCGACTTCCTCGGCACCCACTACGGCAAGGACTTTGAGAACGCCTTTGGCAAGAAGACGGGCAAGGCCATCATGCACTCGACGGCCGGCTCGCTCATTGGCATTGGCGAGATCGTTTTGCTTCCCCTCGACGTCCTCAAGATCAAGCGCCAGACCAACCCCGAGGCCTTCAAGGGCCGTGGCGTCTTCAAGATCATCAAGGACGAAGGCTTCGGCAACTTGTACCGCGGCTGGGGCTGGACGGCCGCCCGCAACGCGCCCGGCTCGTTCGCGCTGTTTGGCGGTTCCGCCTTCGCCAAGGAGTTCCTCTTTGGTCTGAACGACTACAACAAGGCGACGTGGTTCCAGAACTTTGTCGCTTCCATTGCTGGTGCCTCTGCCTCGCTCGTCGTCTCGGCTCCCCTCGACGTCATCAAGACCCGTATCCAGAACCGCAACTTCGATAACCCCGAGTCGGGCTTCCGCATCTTGACCAACATGGCCAAGAACGAGGGCGCCGGTGCTTTCTTCAAGGGTCTGGTGCCCAAGCTCTTGATGACGGGCCCCAAGCTTGTTTTCTCTTTCTGGCTGGCTCAGACTTTGATTCCTGCCTTTGATATTGCTTTCCGCAAGTAA
- a CDS encoding flap structure-specific endonuclease has product MGIKGIYKEIGPGQRISLTALATTHLETTGRPLRLAIDISIWQFQILAARGGSNPAVRTLFYRLVRLLGHAIQPLFVFDGPNKPAFKRNKRSYSYGNSHGVADAMAKRMIRLFGFMCHDAPGEAEAECALLQREGVVDAVLSEDVDTIMFGCRKTLRNWSAEGTRSSKTPTHVSVYDVDERKGGINGLDREGMVLVALMSGGDYLPEGVPGCGVKVACEAARAGFGKELCGIRRADEAALERWKERLTRELRTNESGFFRTRHKALDIPEGFPSLEVLRYYTHPVVSKSETVQRLKRQFPGKQDVDVEGLRVFVRETFDWEYRTGAVKFIRVLAPSLLVQFLLQRSEGDDDTDDLRRKEKEEAAFVKAIKSRRTHFSTDATPELRISYVPIKVVTLDLDAEPEEEDNEGFGRVGLALNSDDEFDAEDETPGSTQGGSSAKPFDPFKPDLAWIPETVAKLGVPLTVEIWEEKQRAKELKAANKGTRKAQTTKQTGGMPAGALEKYVKVTKGSATAGTVTKSTSDYLSLDSSPPRSSHIAPPRSSYVPFSSQQLPPLSSDRFETATTTSLKTTTSKGTTKASSARTSKKTTATSRPPSGNPWSLAGSQASTKITKNIASSQPAAKTSLFDHEPILISSSPSVPGKRLPNSPLENNRLFSPDPFGSSPPRIAPWKERLPATRTTSDPTRHPSQRSMRDEEPVRWRSQSSALASSPRKGPAFGKDKTPTKQRSILDFGYPSTTKEQAGSRLFGRTQSAVLPSTTGKTLDPLSDDDEEFEKTMLASLKSSRLKTFDSKPPHRVHVGTSSSSSSLFPRKEHNNYALQDETDEDVELEKAIQASLKDIRPTSSAPVASSRTQAHSPLFRRHKADLNSLHEEEDSDDDDSFVSIGALTRQKSPSPLRPRATATLSPSSSARRELAREKRSSPALRSSPVPSPRTFQRAESTRSNLLGSKWNWSAMEGDAGHSAQATSTDRTLREASVGSSKATPKRSHLFYGQDQDLAEDEVTSKEMRHHTAREGSSNRRWRLSEESVIDLTGDN; this is encoded by the exons ATGGGCATCAAAGG CATCTACAAAGAAATCGGCCCCGGGCAACGCATCTCCCTCACTGCCCTCGCCACCACCCACCTTGAAACCACCGGCCGCCCCCTGCGACTCGCAATCGACATCTCCATCTGGCAATTCCAAATCCTCGCTGCGCGGGGCGGTTCCAACCCAGCAGTCCGCACGCTCTTCTACCGGCTCGTGCGCCTCTTGGGACACGCAATCCAACCGCTCTTTGTCTTCGATGGGCCCAACAAGCCCGCCTTCAAGCGCAACAAGCGCTCCTACAGCTATGGCAACAGCCACGGCGTGGCCGACGCCATGGCTAAGCGCATGATTCGCTTGTTTGGCTTCATGTGCCATGATGCGCCCGGtgaggccgaggccgagtGTGCGCTCTTGCAGAGGGAAGGAGTGGTGGATGCGGTGTTGAGTGAGGATGTGGATACTATCATGTTTGGGTGTCGCAAGACGCTGAGGAATTGGAGCGCTGAGGGGACGAGATCATCCAAGACGCCGACCCATGTGAGTGTGTATGATGTGGATGAGAGGAAGGGGGGCATCAATGGGTTGGATCGGGAGgggatggtgttggtggcgtTGATGAGCGGAGGCGATTACTTGCCTGAGGGAGTACCCGGGTGTGGTGTGAAGGTCGCGTGTGAGGCGGCGAGGGCTGGCTTTGGCAAGGAGCTTTGTGGCATTAGGAGGGCTGATGAGGCTGCGCTGGAAAGGTGGAAGGAGCGGTTGACAAGGGAGTTGAGGACGAATGAGAGTGGGTTTTTCAGGACGAGGCATAAGGCTTTGGATATCCCGGAGGGGTTTCCGAGTTTGGAGGTGTTGAGGTACTACACCCATCCGGTGGTGTCGAAATCGGAGACGGTGCAAAGGCTGAAGAGGCAGTTTCCGGGGAAGCAAGACGTGGATGTGGAGGGGTTGAGGGTGTTTGTGAGGGAGACGTTTGATTGGGAGTATCGGACGGGAGCTGTCAAGTTTATTCGTGTGCTAGCACCGAGTTTGCTTGTCCAGTTTCTGTTGCAAAGGTCcgagggtgatgatgacacTGATGATCTGCGTCgtaaggagaaagaggaagcagCGTTCGTCAAGGCGATCAAAAGCCGGAGAACGCATTTTAGTACGGATGCGACTCCCGAGCTGAGGATATCCTATGTTCCGATTAAGGTTGTTACGTTGGATCTGGACGCTGAgcctgaagaggaggacaatGAGGGTTTCGGTCGGGTTGGGCTGGCTCTCAACAGCGACGATGAGTTCGATGCTGAAGACGAAACGCCAGGTAGCACTCaaggcggcagcagcgcgaAGCCGTTCGATCCATTTAAGCCTGACCTTGCTTGGATTCCGGAAACGGTTGCTAAACTGGGCGTTCCTCTGACAGTGGAAATCTGGGAAGAGAAGCAACGGGCAAAGGAGTTGAAGGCTGCGAACAAGGGGACAAGAAAAGCACAAACGACGAAGCAAACGGGTGGAATGCCTGCTGGCGCGTTGGAAAAGTACGTCAAGGTCACAAAGGGATCGGCAACTGCTGGTACTGTCACGAAGTCAACGAGCGATTACTTATCATTGGATTCATCACCTCCCAGGTCATCACATATTGCTCCGCCCAGGTCGTCTTACGTCCCTTTTTCCAGTCAGCAACTTCCTCCGCTTTCGTCAGATCGTTTCGAGACAGCAACAACTACCTCACTTAAGACCACAACAAGCAAAGGTACCACAAAGGCATCTTCCGCCCGGACTAGCAAAaagacaacagcaacatcacGACCTCCATCCGGCAACCCTTGGTCACTCGCCGGTTCACAAGCAAGCACCAAGATCACGAAGAACATTGCATCTTCTCAACCAGCAGCAAAAACAAGCCTTTTCGACCACGAACCTATTCTGATCTCGTCCAGTCCATCGGTTCCCGGAAAGAGATTGCCAAATTCCCCACTGGAGAACAACAGGCTGTTTTCGCCAGATCCATTTGGCAGTAGTCCGCCGCGGATTGCTCCTTGGAAGGAAAGGCTACCGGCAACAAGAACGACGTCAGATCCCACACGGCACCCTTCTCAAAGATCTATGCGCGATGAAGAACCAGTACGGTGGCGATCTCAGTCATCAGCATTAGCAAGTTCACCGAGGAAGGGACCGGCGTTTGGCAAAGACAAGACGCCCACCAAGCAAAGGTCAATCTTGGATTTTGGAtacccttctactactaaGGAGCAAGCTGGGTCCAGGTTATTTGGCAGGACACAGAGCGCCGTCTTGCCTTCCACGACGGGTAAGACGCTTGACCCGCTAtcggatgatgacgaggagttTGAGAAAACAATGCTTGCATCACTGAAGAGCAGTAGGCTAAAGACCTTTGATTCTAAACCACCACACCGGGTACATGTAGgcacctcgtcctcgtcttcatcacTTTTTCCGAGGAAGGAACATAACAACTATGCACTTCAGGACGAGACCGACGAAGATGTCGAGCTCGAGAAAGCAATTCAGGCCTCGCTCAAGGATATCCGACCGACAAGTTCGGCACCTGTTGCTTCCTCTCGAACGCAGGCGCACTCTCCCTTATTCCGGAGACACAAGGCCGACCTCAACAGCCtccacgaagaagaagactcgGATGACGATGACTCGTTTGTCTCCATTGGAGCATTGACTCGTCAAAAGTCGCCATCCCCGTTACGACCACGAGCGACGGCCACTCTTTCgccctcatcatcagcaagaAGGGAGCTAGCGAGAGAGAAAAGGTCCTCGCCGGCTTTAAGATCATCACCGGTTCCATCTCCAAGAACATTCCAGCGAGCAGAGAGTACTAGGAGCAATCTCTTGGGCAGCAAATGGAACTGGAGCGCTATGGAAGGTGATGCTGGACACAGTGCACAGGCAACCAGCACTGACAGAACGCTTAGAGAAGCAAGTGTTGGTTCCTCCAAAGCGACTCCAAAGAGAAGTCATTTGTTTTATGGCCAGGACCAAGATTTAGCAGAAGACGAGGTCACCAGTAAAGAGATGCGACATCACACTGCAAGGgaaggcagcagcaacagaagATGGCGGTTGAGCGAAGAATCGGTTATTGATCTCACCGGTGATAATTGA
- a CDS encoding ubiquinol-cytochrome c reductase complex core protein 2 codes for MISRSALSRGSQLALRRPAAAKTAQRGFAAAAASPAASYEPTTIAGVKVASRDDSGPTTRLAVVAKAGTRYEPLPGLTVGLEEFAFKNTNKRTALRITRESELLGGQLQAYHTREAVVLQASFLREDLPYFTELLAEVISETKYTTHEFHELVENCIHEKQAKLDSAAIALDAAHNVAFHSGLGSPLYPTVDTPTSSYLNENSVAAFANLAYNKANIAVVADGASQAGLEKWVEPFFKGVPATSSGNLNTAASKYFGGEQRVAKNGKNAIVIAFPGASLGVPHPETSVLVGLLGGVSNIKWSPGFSLLAKATAANPGAEAFAHNYAYSDAGLLAIQITGKGAAVGKVAVEAVKGLKAIAAGGVSKEDLTKAIAKAKFNLLSASEVSGTGLVHAGANLLAGGKPIQVAETLKALEGVTAEKLQAAAKKLLEGKASVSAVGDLHVLPYAEDLGLKV; via the exons ATGATCTCCCGATCGGCTCTCTCGAGGGGAAGCCAGCTGGCCCTTCGCCGCCCGGCCGCTGCGAAGACGGCCCAGCGCggctttgctgctgctgctgcttctcccGCGGCGTCATACgaacccaccaccatcgccggCGTCAAGGTTGCCTCGCGCGACGACTCCGGCCCGACCACCCGCCTCGCCGTCGTCGCAAAGGCCGGTACCCGTTACGAGCCCCTTCCCGGTCTGACCGTCGGTCTGGAGGAGTTTGCGTTCAAG AACACCAACAAGAGAACCGCCCTCCGCATCACCCGCGAGTCCGAGCTCCTCGGCGGCCAATTGCAGGCCTACCACACGCGCGAGGCCGTCGTCCTCCAggcctccttcctccgcgaGGACCTCCCCTACTTCACCGAGCTCCTTGCCGAGGTCATCTCTGAGACCAAGTACACCA CCCACGAGTTCCACGAGCTCGTCGAGAACTGCATCCACGAGAAGCAGGCCAAGCTCGACTCTGCCGCCATCGCCCTCGATGCCGCCCACAACGTCGCCTTCCACAGCGGCCTCGGTTCTCCCCTCTACCCTACCGTCGACACCCCTACCTCGTCCTACCTCAACGAGAACTCGGTCGCCGCCTTCGCCAACCTCGCCTACAACAAGGCCAACATCGCCGTTGTCGCCGATGGTGCCAGCCAGGCCGGTCTCGAGAAGTGGGTTGAGCCCTTCTTCAAGGGTGTTCCCGCCACCAGCTCCGGCAACCTGAACACTGCCGCCTCCAAGTACTTTGGTGGTGAGCAGCGCGTTGCCAAGAACGGCAAGAACGCCATCGTCATTGCCTTCCCCGGTGCTTCCCTTGGCGTCCCCCACCCCGAGACTTCCGTCCTCGTCGGTCTCCTCGGCGGTGTCTCCAACATCAAGTGGTCCCCCGGTTTCAGCCTCCTCGCCAaggccaccgccgccaacccCGGCGCCGAGGCCTTTGCTCACAACTACGCCTACTCCGATGCTGGTCTCCTCGCCATCCAGATCACCGGCAAGGGTGCCGCCGTCGGCAAGGTCGCCgtcgaggccgtcaagggTCTCAAGGCCATCGCTGCCGGTGGTGTCTCCAAGGAGGACCTCACCAAGGCTATCGCCAAGGCCAAGTTcaacctcctctccgccAGCGAGGTTTCCGGCACTGGCCTCGTCCACGCCGGTGCCAACCTTCTTGCCGGTGGCAAGCCCATCCAGGTTGCCGAGACCCTCAAGGCTCTTGAGGGCGTTACCGCTGAGAAGCTCCAGGCT GCTGCCAAGAAGCTCCTTGAGGGCAAGGCTTCCGTTTCCGCCGTCGGTGACCTCCACGTCCTTCCCTATGCTGAGGATCTCGGTCTCAAGGTATAG